A window of the Lolium perenne isolate Kyuss_39 chromosome 7, Kyuss_2.0, whole genome shotgun sequence genome harbors these coding sequences:
- the LOC127317632 gene encoding magnesium transporter MRS2-B — translation MDDDGDMAEMYLTEKKMRMESSVFSDQPLLAAFNSGGAGTSVSAPVSPVSSPTESRKLEKTFSLCRSRHDSVKSSDNTVTEHIEELEMLLEAYFVVIDSTLNKLTSLKEYIDDTEDFINIQLDNVRNQLIQFELLLTTATFIVAIFGVVAGVFGMNFETDVFSIQNAFQWVLIITGVIGAFLFCFFVWFFKYKRLMPL, via the exons ATGGATGATGATGGAGATATGGCCGAGATGTATCTCACTGAGAAAAAGATGAGGATGGAATCATCTGTTTTTAGTGATCAGCCATTGTTAGCGGCCTTCAATTCAGGAGGCGCTGGGACTTCAGTTTCAGCTCCCGTGTCTCCTGTCTCCTCGCCCACGGAGTCACGGAAGTTGGAAAAGACCTTCAGCTTGTGTAGAAGTAGACATGATAGTGTGAAGAGCTCCGATAACACTGTGACAGAACATATTGAAGAGCTGGAAATGTTGCTTGAAGCATATTTTGTAGTCATCGACAGCACTCTTAACAAGCTGACCTCG CTCAAGGAGTACATTGATGACACTGAAGATTTTATCAATATTCAGCTG GACAATGTTCGAAACCAGCTGATCCAGTTTGAGCTACTGCTAACAACCGCAACATTCATCGTCGCTATTTTCGGTGTGGTCGCGGGGGTATTCGGGATGAACTTCGAGACCGACGTTTTCAGCATCCAAAATGCATTCCAGTGGGTCCTGATAATTACTGGGGTGATTGGCGCATTCCTCTTCTGCTTCTTCGTTTGGTTTTTCAAGTACAAGAGACTGATGCCCCTGTAG
- the LOC139834039 gene encoding transmembrane 9 superfamily member 9-like, translated as MGCCTPPDPAVHILNLNIFCGEDYRWWWRSYLTAGSSAVYLFLYAGFYFFTKLDITRAVSGVLYFGYMLIASYAFFVLTGTVGFCACFWFTRLIYSSVKID; from the exons ATGGGGTGCTGCACACCCCCCGACCCGGCGGTT catattttaaatttgaacatcttCTGCGGCGAGGACtaccggtggtggtggaggtcctACCTGACGGCGGGGTCCTCGGCGGTGTACCTCTTCCTCTACGCCGGCTTCTACTTCTTCACCAAGCTGGACATCACCAGGGCCGTCTCCGGCGTGCTCTACTTCGGGTACATGCTCATCGCCTCCTACGCCTTCTTCGTCCTCACCGGGACCGTCGGCTTCTGCGCCTGCTTCTGGTTCACCAGGCTCATCTACTCCTCCGTCAAGATCGACTAG